ATTTTCCTGAATCAGTGCTGGCCGTTCGTGCACGGCGCGATTTTATTTTGTCGCGTTGATGAGCATTCACCCGCGAcgattgaaataaaatcacCGTGATGCATGTATATCGCACCACTGGCACAGAAGACTGCCACATTTGCTCCGGAGCGAGTAGGTACCGACTCACGAGAAAATCATACTAGATCCTTGTAAATTtgaaagaatagaaaaaaatgatttcttaagaaatatgaaaaaaaaaattaatatagcgcgatacattttataataaactatgTCTActtgttatgtaaattttgccaaatttttatctaatagctggagaaagtaaaaaattattactttcttgACTTATTCTAATccaaaacaaacaaaatagacaagtcaaatttttattaaatttgtaatattttatatttttgagaaaatatttctttacagaaaaatttctgtaGTTATCGCGCTCTCGATGAACATGAGTCGATGCTGATGACGAATTAATTGCAGCGGATCTTTTTCCCCGGTCTTCTTTCAGCGCTCTGAAGCTTCTTTAGACACTTGTTTTTAACGCAAGACGTACACACGCGGCCAAACGGAACGCGAATAGGTCGCGTGAACTTGTTACGAACGTGAGAAATCTTGAGATGCATTTGCTGTCGGATGAGAACGATTAAGCAGAAATGAGAGAAGACGAGTAACTATGATGACCGCTAGTCGTTACGGAATATTTCTTTGGTAGTGCGTTGACGTGCGTCGGGAAGGCGACTATCTCCGCGGAATGCTTTCCTCGGGCAGCATGTAGACGCGAAATAATCGCGAAACAATGAACACGTTTCTTGCGCTTTATCTACACGGGATTCGTGTCTCGTTTTTGCTACACTCGACCTCGCTCGTCACATGTACCATTACATTGCAATTTATCGAGTTGCTCCCATATCCGTTGATTATCATTTAATGGATATTAGCTTGCATTTATTGATCATTACACttgttgcatttttataatacttgatTGCATTGTGCTTTATCACCGCTAATCACTGTAATTTGTCAATTATCATCGTCAATTTACGACGATTGCAGCGAGTCTCTCCGGAATAATGCGGTATTAAAAGTGCAATACATAAAAAGTCCAGTCAAGTCTGTTTCGCGGTAGGCGattgtttgtgtgtgtgtataaggATCATAAGAGCGACTTATACGGTGTCTCTCTTTCGAATGGTCGTGCACACATCTCACGTCACATGGCACGTGCCTGGGAACTGGGAAGTCAGCAGAGAGGAGAGATCCCGGGGCATTACGAAATCCCGTCACGACCGTGAATGCTAATGGACCCGCACTTGACTGATTCACCTTTTAAATCCGACGTCGGTAAATACACGATTTGCGACACCGCGCGTAAAAATCGAGCGATCGAGAGAGTTGCTTGCGTGTTCCGTCCGGttcacatatttccaaatattttaattaaacaacgGAGATACGGCTGTGCAAATCGCGCGCGGTTTATGCATATTCATATTCGTTTTATTAATGCGCCAGCACATATCGACGGCAGATTGAAGGAACATATTTACGAGCGGCATAATTTTACGGCCCcgatgtatatatacgtatatatacgtGTACTTGGTGCGACATTATTCGAGTGTGTTTATTCAGGTGCAAAAACGTCTGGCGAACTAGAAATTCGatcattacaaatattaattcatatttcCTACCTTAGAAAGCCTCGGTGACTCGGAGCCCCTTTAACACGCGAGCTCTTATAGGCTTATTCCAGCTAATGGGTAAATCCGCTATCGACAGCGTAACTCTCGACTATACGACGGTCATTGAGAAGATCGCTAAATGCGATTTGAAATCCGCGATCACTGGGTCATCCGgcgcttcttcttcttcttcttcttgctCGTCCTTGGTACATGTTCTGCCTCAAGTGGTAGCGACCGCAGCTATCGGTGCAGTAGTGAGAGAAGTCGCGGCCAAGCCAGCGACAGTTCTATATATTCTGCTTCTTGACCTTGTCCCAGAGCGGTCTCCGGAACACGAACACTATCTCAAGCATGCAGAAGTAGACAGACCCGATTTTGCAACGGCGGTTTACATAGAAAAGCCGGAGATCTTCTAACATGCGTGAATAGCTgttctatttaaatataatcgttcgaaaaaaaaagaaaattccaTGTAGGTTTCAATCGAGCGTTTGCTTGTTTGAGTTTTCCATAGAAACCTTATTTTATCGCGACCCCCGTAAACGCTGTTATTCGTATAAAACTTAGACAAAgtacagtaaaataataatatattttaatatttaataaaaacaaatagcAGGCTACATActgataatttgtataaaaggaaagtttgaaaaatttttcatctttcataatttacctatttgtatgtaaaaaattgaagtataaatgtaaaatctgGTAGCAAGAGGAATATCCATTTGTCAGAATGTATCCAACTTGTACATCTATTTTATCCAGATATCGAGAAAGTTACCTAGAAAGACGCGCATTcgagatttttatataaaagttacgtaAGGTGCGATGCGTCCGATAGAGTTGTATTCAAGATACAACTTCTATTCGTCATGTACTTCGATTCGAGGGAAGTTACAAAGGATCgagttttatgtaaaaagggAAATATGCGCTTGAAAAATGACCAaggaaagatatatatatatatatatatatatatatatatatatatatatatataatacaaacgACGAAGATAACGTGTGGGaggtaaaacaattatagaaacgagaatggtttTTCAAACACCTTTTTACGCGACTGTCTGAATATATATACCTTTTGAAGAATGCGAGGAATATTCGGAACGCACAGCGCCGGAGAAAGATAATTCCAAATGATGATGACGAGACAGTTCCAAGACGATGGTATTCTCGATCGAGGCATTCGAAAGCGAGCGACGCTGCGTCGATGACCTGGAATGCTGGGCCAGAATTCGGTGACAAGTCGGTCCAGGGTACCTTTTTTTTGTTCCTGCCGATGCGTTTTAGCGCGCGTCCGATGCACCTGTCGCATCGTCGACATACCATCGTCGATCTCGGATCGCTGCCAGCAAAACGATAGACTAGAAATCATGAATTCTTTGTGCGATCCTCGAAACGATTCTGATGGTTTATAGGATGCACGTGCTCGCGATATATTCACCGGATCCATTCTACAATTGTAATGTTAAaccataaatttcaaaacgtAAACTAAACAAGAAGATTTATAACTAGAAAAATCGTTCGATGCATATAAGCGGAAAACATCATTACCATAATATTGATAgaagaaaatatgaaatgacaatggaataaatttaaagattgttgggtctattttaaattcgtctgttgattattaaatctatGTTGAATCTGAAatctaaagtaaaaaaaattatttttgatcaaGTGTTTTGTTAGTTGCGCAAATTCTACTTTATCATGTTACTTTTACCTTTCCTTCCCCTCGTTTCGTTGCCATCAAAAAGGCATCATTGAAAGTAAATACATCGAAACTCGAAGCACGCAGTTAGTATTCCATGAATTCCTCATAAGTAAGcacatgttatataaattaaagccATTTGGAAAATATGTAAGAAATTACGATACTTGGTTGCGTGATCCTCGCGATACGCCCGTAACGATTTACTTATTCGTTTATAATTTCACTGACacgagaagaggagagagagagagagagagagaagcgcgCGGGATAAGATGCGTCTCTGAAAGGGTTAATTCGAGAAGCGTGCAACGGGAAAGTGAACTAGAAAGGAGAACGCGTAAACGTGGCAGACAATAGACAATGGATGCGACGAAAGAGCGAACGCGTAGATGCTCGCATGCTACTGACAAGctcttaatatatataattacaaaatttacactGTGTGCGTATGCGTGTATGTGCCTGTCTGTCGCGATCGACGTAGTAGAGCAGCGCGGCCGTTAGCAGCTCTCTCGCGTGACTCCCCGAGATTTACACGTCTCTCCTCCTCGGGGAGGGAAGCGCCGATCTAAATTGACACGTGACAGTGACGGATATAAGCAACCTAGCGCCGGACAACGACGACAGGGTCGGTCACCGATGAATAACGACGAAACGTTTTCTTGCTTTCAGGGATCAGGATGCGGTGGATCGGTTACGTGGCCACGATTCTCTGGTGGTCGGGCATCGCTAGGTCTCTCAGCACGCTGAATCGAGGTCACAGTCAGTAATATTCCTTCTGGTGATTTAAACGCGCGCCATTTTCGGTGTGTCCTCCCCGTagtatgttttctttttcggACACTCACCCCCGTCTCCCTCCCCCGCGCCGTCTCATCCGCGCGTACTTTCGAACGATCGAATACAGCTGCcgttcctcttcctcctctcttcTTCCCTTTCCTTCTCCCTATCTTCCTCTCGCGCGGCCCGTACTCCCTTTACGCGGCATCCTTCTCCCGCTCGAAGGTTCTCCTTAAATGTATAACGCTTAATTGGAAGGAGAACTCGGTCAAGGTGCAGTCGGTCGTGCACGAGCGTGAGAAAAGAAAAGCGAAAGAAGGCGCTactttctttttgtttcgACGAATCCCCGGCCGAAGGGAGAGAAGCTCTCTtctttatctattatatatttcccCCCCCCGTAGTTTCCAGATAATTGGCCCGCGCGTGCAGTCAGCTGTGAGGTTCAGTCGCGCCGGCGAAAACACGGCTGTGAAATGTTCAAATTATGTACACGCTCCGCAATTTCGCAATCAAAATGATCAACCGATAATTTGAAACATATATGACGATGCAAcggtaatttaatttatcattttctgtGACAAGATCTATAATGCCTGGCCGGGGAAGAACACGGAAGACAATCGACAATGTTGTCGGTGTCGATGTAGCGTAAAAAAAAGCGTcccgtaaaaaaatttccctTCTCAACGTGGACGCTTCCCTTTTATAACGTAACGCATTCGTGATGTGGGCTGACACGGTCGTGTTTCTAGCGGTGAAAGCGACTGCGTGAAGCTCCTACATCGCCGCGGTCGTAATTTACGTTACCCGAGCCTCACCATGACTCGGTTAATGACTCGGCCCAGGTCTACGTACTCCTTCCAGTTATtaagtttcattttttttacgcgATCTCTCACGCGCGCTTCGACAAGTGGTACACTTTCACCAAACTTGACTTGGCGAGGTAGACCCCTGCATGTGTAACGTACAAGACAGTCTAATTGTCGAGCACACGAATTGTCGATATGACCTATCGTGTGCCGTGTATCCCCGCGACACGGTGTCACGCGACGTCATCCTTTTAGTCGGAATGCGTGTAACAAGTCGTTACCTGGGGCGGCTTTTGCCCGATTTTTCGGAAGGGCGGCGCATAGAAACACGGATCCCTCGCGAAATTATAAGTTGTTAAATTCGTCGAGACAGTATGATCGACGTAGGCGCGCTTTCATCGCGCGTTTAACGTTACACGCGTCTGCCTGACTTCGGGCTTCTCTGACGtgagaaatatatgtatgtaatgaAGACGTGAGATTAAAGTCAGTTACGTTTAACGGAGAACTCGTGGTTGGCAATAAATGAGATATTCGTTCTCGTTGTCGGCACGGAACTCTTAACGCTGACGTCAAGTCCAAGGTCCGTCGCTCGTCACAAGAGATGAAGCACCTGGAATAGCCGGTCTCTTTTTCATTTCACTCAGGTTACAAAATCACTCCGAAGCCCTGTAAAGTGCCCGGTCCGGAGACCAGGGAAGGCACGTGCATGTTCGTGTGGGAGTGCATCAAGTCCGAGGGGACGCACGTGGGTGTGTGCGTGGACACCTTCATGTTCGGCAGTTGCTGCGTTCACAACACGACGGTAAACACGATAGGCACCTCTTCTCATCATTCTCATCATCAGCAGCATCACGGTACGAGTACACTCAGGCCAGGTCTACTCCTGGAGCCAACGGGGAACGAGACCATCAGATTGACGTCGACTTCCCTCTTGGGCTTCCCCTCGACAGCGTCGAGCACCACGAAGCCGAATTTCCATCACTTCTCGGGATCCGGCGGGGCCTCAACCAGACCGATGAAACCATACTCGCACGGTGTCGGGCGGCCCTTGCAGAAGAGGCCGCACGCCAAGCCAACGTCCGAGCACGACGTCAACGTGCTGCAGACCCCCGCGGAGGTGTCCTCCGCGTCTACGAACACGTGGACGGAAGGGTGGCCGCAGGAAACGAAGAGACCGGGTCATCACGCGGGTCACTCTCATCATCACAAGACCAGACCGGAGAACGATAGAACGCCGAGCGAGAGACCGTCGCCCGTTCAAAGCCAACCGGGTTTCAAGGACAAGCTGGACACACATAATACTCTAATAGTGCGCTTGCCGGGGAAGGAGCATGCCGAAGACGAGGTCGTTGGTACGAGCAAGCCGAACAAACAGGGCAAACCGGGTAAACCGGGCAATCAAAGGCCCTTTGAGTCGCGGCCGGACGACGGGAAGACCGAAGACGCCGATCTCAGCGTGCAGGAGACGATAAATCGACCGAATGTCAATTCCGTCATTGAA
This genomic stretch from Monomorium pharaonis isolate MP-MQ-018 chromosome 4, ASM1337386v2, whole genome shotgun sequence harbors:
- the LOC118645301 gene encoding uncharacterized protein LOC118645301 translates to MDPVNISRARASYKPSESFRGSHKEFMISSLSFCWQRSEIDDGMSTMRQVHRTRAKTHRQEQKKGTLDRLVTEFWPSIPGHRRSVARFRMPRSRIPSSWNCLVIIIWNYLSPALCVPNIPRILQKVTFSISG